Genomic window (Tenrec ecaudatus isolate mTenEca1 chromosome 16, mTenEca1.hap1, whole genome shotgun sequence):
GCGCTGTGGCAGCACGGCTccttatgcactgagctgctgaccccaaggtcagGAATTTGAAGccatcagtcactccacaggggaaagatgaggctttccactcgccCAGAGTAACAGTCTGAGGGGCGGGTGGGCTGGTGCCGAGCAgtgggcagtgggggaggggagtgtctcgaaaacccacagggcagttctcctctgccctgtagggatGCTACACGTCCAaacagactccatggcagggagcagAGTTCTCCAACTCTGATTCATCACTCCCCTCCTTCCTTCTGTTCTCTCTTCCCCCACATGCTCTGTCTTCCTACatccaaattaaaaacaacaaaaaagggaggggggccctcaaaaagtttgggggaaattccatgatcttttcatctcttttttCCATGAACACTCTGAACCTCTTACGTAAGTGTGTGTCTATTGATAACACAACCCTTTAATAGCATTTCAATTCGCTTAGTACATACATATTCTCACACACATTATGCTACTCTGATACCTGTTCAAATATCGCTCATCATGTCATTTGATCTAAATTTTCTTAACCAAATTAAACTTCtttaagaccagaggatgtccctTACAGTCTCTAAAATTCTCTTGTCTGTTTAGAGTAGACAATTGCTTCCAGTCCCTAAAGGGACCTCAGAGGAGTCCTAGTCCACTAGGGACCGGAAGCAATTAAGTGCCCTTCACACCTGCAGCACAGGGTAAGGTTCAGTTCTCGATCCCTCAACCATGCGTAGAAAGATCACTTGCTGACACGTGTGTGAAGAGCACAGTGCCCAGATGGGAACACCTGAGACAAGCTGGCCCCCTCATTCTCCTTCTGTGTCTTCTCACGCAGCCAAATccaaagtgcaggggtggagctgTACTCCACCAAAGGGGCACAGCCCTCCTATCTTGGTATTGGCTGGATTCCAGAGACTCCAGTCTTTTGGGAAATGGGGTGAAGCAAACATGCCTAAGGGGACCCTTCCCAGATACTCACCACTGGCTGGTAGCTGGGGTACTTGTCTCCGACCCAGAACATGAACAGCATGAAGGCCACAAAACCgaagagatgcttacacatgGTATCCCAAGAAACAGGCGTGGGGGATGTGTCCACACGGTTCCGTATATACATGTCTAGGTCCCAGTGGAGCTAAGGCAAAATGGCAGAAAGCTATCAATACTACCCTTCCTGTAAAAGGTAGGCAGTCCAGAGTTACCTACCAGAGGCTTGTACAACACTTGAGAGAGGCCTTCTACTGCCCTTGGATGTTATCCTGTGAGTCTTGACTCAGATATTGCAGCCCACAGAACTGGGGGCAAGCCTGTCTAGTCTCTGCTGATCAGAGAGCACTTAACCATGGAAACTCACAATACAAATTCCATTACTCCCAGAAGTCCTATTCTACATGCCACACACGAAACCTCAGGTGTCTGATCACTGCATCTTGAATGCTTGGGCAGAAAAGCTAAGTGTTACTTGGGCAACAGTTGTGGTCTGAACCAAAGAAAGTTGACTCAGGAAGGCATTCTAGAGAAGTAAGGGCTGTTAAAGGGGCTATCATTCTCTCACCGGTTCACCCCAGTTCAACCTCAGGTCCGGGTGGTCCCAGGAGTACCAAGGATCTCTCTCATGCTGTGAGCGGTCTGGAAGTTTCGGGTAGTCGCCATACCTAAGAGACAGCAAGCACGACTAGAAAGGGGCCCTTGGCAGCTTCAGACAATTCAGGCTCCTGTCAGAGATGAGAAACCAGGTGACAGAGGTAACTGTCTCACCTCAGGGCGATGGAAGTGGCTTCCTTCCAAATCCCAATCTCAAAAGTCCTAGTGACTCTATGCATGTGTCTGTCTACCCACAGAAACCAAATTATAATGAAAAGTTCAAGTCAAACTGAAACCCTAACATACATTTCCTTACCTATTTGCAAcaaagcagacacacacacacacacacacacacacacagagcgagAATGTTAAGAGCTGAAAGTCATCCATCACTGATTATGGTCTTTAGtgagaaaaagaaagtaaagtTTAGGGTTTGCATTAGAAAAAAGTCAAATGATTTGGATTAGTAATCTAGACGATTAGAAAAGTCTTCTtttttcattgtactcatgtTCCTCAACCACCAAGGCGCTCGCATAAATCCCTCTAATTTAAAGATCTAGTGGGATTGCTGCTAAGCAGGGTTTCCCCCCAGGATGCTCCTGTCCCcgacacaattttttaaaaaaatgcaaacagCAAACTAGGAAATGGTAACTAGACATGTGTCACCGAAAatgattagaaaacaaaacaagaaaaataggAGCTGCTAAAAGCAAGATTAAGAGGGATGCTAGGACAGGAAATCAAGGCAATCGTTTCCGAAAATTAACCGAAGGGGTGTTCTGTGGAGATGggtcggggaggaagggggaggcatAACATCAGCTAGAGTAAGGGGCCGCCAGTTTAATCTAACAAATGTCATGATTTCCACAGCCCTAGAAAAACGTAGGTGGGGACGAGCaaatacatgtatacatacatctaCATATacggtacatatacatatatcttctAAAAGGGCATACACACACGGAGACAGAGTACTCGATCTACAAATTAAGGTTCTCATGACAGGAGTCCAGCTCCGGGCTGGTCACGTGCCTGGATGACAGCACCTGAGCCCAGCAGATGCTCGATCTAAATGAAACTCGGCGCTCTCGATGGAGCCAAGGCAGGTTCCTGCTATCCCGGGGTCCCCCAGGGAGCCATTAAAACCTCGGTTTCCTCATTTGAGGAAACAGCCTGAGCCAAGGAGAAAATTGAAGTCCTCGCAGCTGCAGCTGCTCACCCGCCCCCCTCCCACTGGGCCCCTCTGAGAAAAGCAGCCACATCATTGGGTCTGTGGGGTCCCAACAAGGACCGCGGGGGGTGCAGGGGGGTCAGTCAATGCGCCCAGCCgccttcctcccaccactaccCCGGGGCGTGCGGACCCTGTCTCACCCCGAGCCGTCCGGGTACGGTTCGTAATCCTCTACCCGCATGTTATACTTCTTAGCGGCGGCGGCCCGTTCTTCTGGCGTCTTGGGGTAGGCCCCCGGGAGCATGTCCTTGGTAATGTGTGAGGCTGGAGCGCAGAACAGGGCAGGTCAGAAGCGCCTCGCTCCCGACGCCCAGGAGGCTTCCGCGGCAGGGAAGGCAGAGGCTAGACCGCCCTCCCTGCCCCGCCGGGCTTGCGGGAGCCGCGGGGGCCCTCCACCCCCTGCCCGGACACCAGCGTCGCCGTACCGCCCCCGCTCCCGGCATAGCAAACCTCAGGCACCCCTTTCCCACACTGAGAGCTCGCCAGTTCTCGCCGACCTGTCCGTGCGCCCAACGGCACCACGTTCCGGGCTGCCCTTTGCAGCCATCGCACTCCCAGGACCCCCGCCCTGGCCGCCGCCATCTTCACCTTCTCCCCGGGTCGCCCCGCGCATGCGCGCACGCGGGCACGCAAGCACGCAAGCACGGCGGCCGAGCGGGGCCAAACCTCGGCGGGCAGCGCGGGGCCGAAAAGTGCTGGGACGTCCCGCCAGGGCGGGGCTTCGCGGCGCTGGAAGGCGGTGGGGCTGAGAGGGCGTGGGAGGGATGACACTTCAGGTTGTTGTGTCCCCACCTTTTTTTACACAGACCCCCCCCCTCAGCTGATTTACACCCACCCAAGGAGGATCTGTCTCTACCGTCCAGTCGGCCGGCCGTCGGGGCAGGGTGGCACGGCAGGGTTTGCGACTCTGCAAATCTTCCCTGGAGGAGAAAGTCCCATCTGCGTCCCgccgagcggctggtggtcttgaactgccggCCCTGCGGTGAGCAACCCAGCGCATCACCACCGCGCCATCGACATCTGGGAGGCTCCGAACCTGAACAGGCCAGGAGCCCGACAAGCGAAACGAATCTTACTCTCTTCTCTGGCGGCGCCCTTTCCTCCGCGGCTCTGCCTCCTTCCTTTCCCAAGCGGGGTCATTGCTCACGGTCTGCTTTTGGTCTTGTGTGAGCTTCAGATCCGTTATATTCTTCGCTTTGATGCACGGCGCGACACAAAAATGAACTCCCAGCTGAGTCCGTGTTTCTATCGGAACGTCCTGGTCACCTCACCCCAACCCGTCACTAGAGGCAGCTCTCGTAGACTGACTAAAGCCTCGATTTGACTACAACCTGGATCGATTTCGAGCTGAATGACCGTCAACGGACTCTCACTGAAAAGCCCTGGTGTTAGAGTGTGGGctactaaccatgaggtcagcggtTTGAGTCTACCAGTCGCTCCATGGTAGGCGatgaggcttttggttcctgtaaAACTGTgcaaccccagaaacccacaggggctgttctattcCACCCTCTTGCAGGTCGGATGGAATGACTCCTGACAATTGGTTGGTGATTAGTTTGTTTCATTTAACTTAAGAACAGGGtgagttagttcattgtgccaacctggctgataaacacatgtggggttaattgaagggtggagagagaaatggctcggtgagccttgcctttggagttctcaggtttcttgctttctgatggttggacaagggtacagctgccttagccagttccctgctttagctggcaatgtTCACTTCATGTGACATCCCTGAGGTGAAGCCACG
Coding sequences:
- the NDUFB8 gene encoding NADH dehydrogenase [ubiquinone] 1 beta subcomplex subunit 8, mitochondrial, producing MAAARAGVLGVRWLQRAARNVVPLGARTASHITKDMLPGAYPKTPEERAAAAKKYNMRVEDYEPYPDGSGYGDYPKLPDRSQHERDPWYSWDHPDLRLNWGEPLHWDLDMYIRNRVDTSPTPVSWDTMCKHLFGFVAFMLFMFWVGDKYPSYQPVGPKQYPYNDLYLERGGDPTKEPEPVVHYEI